One genomic segment of Bacillota bacterium includes these proteins:
- a CDS encoding biotin--[acetyl-CoA-carboxylase] ligase: protein MSIIDDVRAAGDLLPPGFQMRFFEQLDSTNNAALDGDWPEFTVLAADSQRSGRGRLGRSWTSIPGRNLYVSIVLFPQRQTLEWGSLSLVTGVAVAKALAGLGFSPRLKWPNDVLLAGKKVAGVLCEARNAKLVAGIGLNVNQVEFADDLRHRATSLREQRGRGLSRSMVLAAVMNSFAGCYRLWQSAGFFALASQWSELDLLAGEFVRVAFGAKVVQGRARGIDEQGQLLVVDTAGKIRALNSGEVSIEYGY from the coding sequence ATGAGCATTATTGATGATGTACGCGCTGCCGGTGACTTGCTGCCACCGGGGTTCCAGATGCGTTTTTTTGAGCAACTGGACTCCACTAACAATGCCGCCCTGGACGGGGACTGGCCGGAATTCACGGTGCTGGCGGCCGACAGTCAACGCAGCGGGCGGGGCCGGTTGGGGCGTAGTTGGACATCGATCCCCGGCCGGAACCTCTATGTCAGCATCGTTCTCTTCCCCCAACGGCAAACGCTGGAGTGGGGTAGTTTGTCACTTGTCACCGGTGTAGCGGTGGCCAAGGCGCTGGCGGGGCTGGGGTTTTCTCCCCGTTTAAAATGGCCTAATGATGTCTTGCTGGCAGGTAAAAAGGTCGCCGGTGTGCTCTGTGAAGCGCGCAATGCCAAGCTGGTCGCGGGCATCGGCCTCAATGTCAATCAGGTTGAGTTTGCCGACGATCTTAGGCATCGGGCAACTTCGCTGCGAGAGCAACGGGGGAGGGGTTTGAGCCGCAGCATGGTGCTGGCTGCAGTGATGAATAGTTTTGCCGGATGTTATAGATTATGGCAGAGCGCCGGGTTTTTTGCTCTAGCCAGCCAGTGGTCCGAATTAGATCTGCTGGCTGGAGAATTTGTCCGGGTGGCCTTCGGTGCCAAAGTTGTCCAGGGCCGGGCACGGGGTATTGATGAACAGGGGCAGTTGCTGGTGGTGGACACTGCTGGAAAAATCCGGGCGTTGAATAGCGGCGAAGTAAGTATCGAATATGGGTACTGA